The genomic window TGTTGTTTTTCATTAACAAATAGGAATTATTTATTATGGTCTCATTATGGAAAATCACATAGAGGATTTTGCATTGAATTTGATTTTGAAGAATGCATTCAAAATAGTATAAAAAATAACGTGCATATAGTTAATTATAACGGAAAGAAACTTTATGGATTTAAAGTAGATTATAATTCATATGAACTAGAAGTATCATTTAGTAAAAGTAATAAGATTCTAAATTTAAATCAATCAATTGAACTTGTTAGGCATAAATTTGCTGATTGGGAATATGAAAAAGAGTATCGCTTTATTACTGAACAATCAGAACCAGGATTTATTGAAATTCCAAGTGAATCAATTAAATCTATTACATATGGATATAATATTTCTGACCAAAGAATGAAATATTTAGATAAGAGAATTAAAAGAATGGGAATCAATTTAGAAACCAGAAAGCTAAAATTGGCTTGCAATATAGGGCAATTATTGTAAAGTTCGCCTAACACCTGCTTCAACCTTATAAATCCTTTGGCATGGTTTGTAGTGCTCCCCTCTTTTTCAGAC from Methanobacterium sp. includes these protein-coding regions:
- a CDS encoding DUF2971 domain-containing protein, which produces MFKYYNNESYFLDVLKNKRLYFASFRQFNDPYEIFGFLKNTDDGKSYVDKKFKDKIKCCCFSLTNRNYLLWSHYGKSHRGFCIEFDFEECIQNSIKNNVHIVNYNGKKLYGFKVDYNSYELEVSFSKSNKILNLNQSIELVRHKFADWEYEKEYRFITEQSEPGFIEIPSESIKSITYGYNISDQRMKYLDKRIKRMGINLETRKLKLACNIGQLL